A part of Caloenas nicobarica isolate bCalNic1 chromosome 10, bCalNic1.hap1, whole genome shotgun sequence genomic DNA contains:
- the FAH gene encoding fumarylacetoacetase has protein sequence MSFIQVDKDSDFPLQNLPYGVFSTKEEPRHRLGVAIGDQILDLSVIKHLFNGPALAKHQQVFDQPTLNAFMGLGRAAWMEARACLQKLLSASEPALRDNAELRGRAFVPQASAMMHLPAHIGDYTDFYSSRQHATNIGIMFRGKENALMPNWLHLPVGYHGRASSVVVSGTPIRRPVGQMRPDNDKPPVFGACKRLDIELEMAFFVGPGNKYGEPIPISRAQEHIFGTVLMNDWSARDIQKWEYVPLGPFLGKSFGTTISPWVVTMEALMPFVLPNPVQDPKPLPYLQDKEPYTFDIKLFVAIKGEGMSMPTTICRSNFKHMYWTMKQQLAHHSINGCNLRPGDLLASGTISGPEPESFGSMLELSWNGTKEIPLGRGQSRKFLQDGDEIILTGYCQGNGFRVGFGQCSGKILPALSDP, from the exons ATGTCTTTCATCCAGGTGGACAAGGACTCggattttcctctccaaaatCTCCCATATGGGGTTTTCTCCACTAAGGAGGAG CCCAGACACAGGCTCGGGGTCGCGATTGGAGACCAGATTTTGGATCTCAGTGTCATTAAACATCTGTTCAATGGACCAGCTCTTGCCAAACATCAGCAAGTCTTTGACCAG CCGACCCTGAACGCCTTCATGGGGCTGGGCCGGGCGGCGTGGATGGAGGCGAGGGCTTgtctgcagaagctgctgtcGGCCAGCGAGCCGGCCCTGAGGGACAACGCGGAGCTGCGGGGAAG AGCGTTCGTACCTCAGGCTTCTGCGATGATGCACCTGCCAGCCCACATCG GAGATTACACTGACTTCTATTCTTCACGCCAACATGCCACCAACATTGGGATCATGTTCAGGGGGAAGGAGAATGCTTTGATGCCTAACTG GCTGCACTTACCTGTGGGTTATCATGGCCGGGCATCGTCCGTTGTGGTGTCTGGGACACCCATCCGGAGACCTGTGGGGCAAATGAGACCTGATAATG ATAAACCTCCAGTGTTTGGTGCTTGTAAGCGTCTGGATATTGAGTTAGAAATG GCATTCTTTGTAGGTCCTGGCAACAAGTATGGGGAGCCAATTCCTATCAGCAGAGCACAGGAGCACATCTTTGGGACGGTCCTGATGAACGATTGGAGCG CCCGTGACATCCAGAAATGGGAATATGTTCCTCTGGGTCCGTTCCTGGGCAAGAGCTTTGGCACAACCATCTCTCCTTGGGTGGTTACCATGGAAGCTCTTATGCCATTCGTGCTGCCAAACCCTGTCCAG GATCCCAAGCCACTGCCCTACCTTCAGGATAAAGAGCCCTACACTTTTGACATCAAGCTCTTCGTTGCTATTAAAG gagAAGGAATGAGCATGCCAACGACCATATGCAGATCCAATTTCAAG cacaTGTACTGGACCATGAAACAGCAGCTGGCTCATCATTCCATCAACGGGTGCAACCTCAGACCTGGAGATCTCCTGGCCTCCGGCACCATCAGTGGACCC GAGCCGGAGAGCTTCGGCTCCATGCTGGAGCTGTCCTGGAATGGAACGAAAGAAATCCCTCTTGGCAGGGGACAGTCTCGTAAATTCCTGCAGGACGGAGATGAAATCATTTTGACAG GTTACTGCCAGGGCAACGGCTTCCGCGTGGGATTCGGCCAGTGCTCCGGAAAAATCCTTCCAGCCCTGTCAGATCCATGA
- the CTXND1 gene encoding cortexin domain-containing 1 protein: protein MEGPTPEPVYVDVDKGLTLACFVFLCLFLIVMIIRCAKVIMDPYSAIPTSTWEEQHLDD, encoded by the coding sequence ATGGAGGGACCAACCCCCGAGCCTGTGTATGTTGATGTGGACAAGGGACTGACATTGGCAtgttttgtcttcctctgcctcttcttgATTGTGATGATTATTCGCTGTGCAAAAGTCATCATGGACCCTTACAGTGCCATCCCCACGTCTACATGGGAGGAGCAGCATCTAGATGACTGA